From the genome of Streptomyces sp. V1I1, one region includes:
- a CDS encoding oxidoreductase produces MSTNASSVDPLATLGSLPGVADSVDSVRKAVDRVYGHRVMRRRSNEVTSEAALRGARGSAALSGADWALEEVRRRTDFGVEPEARTVGAALRLTAEAGQLLSIWRQSPLRVLARLHLVAASGAGDDDTVGRPRLAGETVDEPLIEAPLPDASEVTGRLDGLAELIIAGSSAPALVTAAVVHGELLALRPFGSYNGLVARAAERIVLIGSGLDPKSICPAEVGHAEQGRAAYVAALEGYLTGTPEGMAAWIAHCGRAVELGVRESTAVCEALQRGAA; encoded by the coding sequence ATGAGTACGAATGCCTCGTCGGTCGACCCCCTCGCCACACTCGGCTCCCTGCCGGGCGTCGCCGACTCCGTGGACTCCGTACGCAAGGCCGTCGACCGCGTCTACGGCCATCGGGTCATGCGGCGTCGCAGCAACGAGGTCACCTCGGAGGCGGCGCTGCGCGGAGCGCGTGGTTCCGCCGCGCTGTCCGGGGCGGACTGGGCGCTGGAAGAGGTCCGCAGGCGCACCGACTTCGGCGTCGAGCCCGAGGCGCGCACGGTCGGGGCCGCGCTGCGGCTGACCGCTGAAGCCGGTCAACTCCTTTCCATCTGGCGGCAGTCGCCGCTTCGGGTCCTGGCCCGGCTGCATCTGGTCGCGGCGAGCGGCGCGGGCGACGACGACACGGTGGGCCGGCCACGTCTCGCGGGTGAGACGGTCGACGAGCCGCTGATCGAGGCGCCGCTGCCGGACGCGAGTGAAGTGACCGGCCGGCTGGACGGCCTGGCCGAACTGATCATCGCGGGCAGCTCCGCACCGGCCCTGGTGACCGCGGCCGTGGTCCACGGCGAGCTGCTGGCGCTGCGCCCCTTCGGCTCGTACAACGGTCTCGTCGCCCGCGCGGCCGAGCGCATTGTGCTGATCGGCAGCGGGCTGGACCCGAAGTCGATCTGCCCGGCAGAGGTCGGGCACGCGGAGCAGGGCCGGGCCGCGTACGTCGCGGCCCTCGAGGGGTATCTGACGGGGACGCCGGAGGGCATGGCCGCCTGGATCGCGCACTGCGGGCGCGCGGTGGAACTGGGAGTCAGGGAGTCGACGGCGGTGTGCGAGGCGCTGCAGCGCGGGGCTGCCTGA
- a CDS encoding ATP-binding protein: protein MKIAFVGKGGSGKTTLSSLFIRHLAANEAPVVAVDADINQHLGAALGLDEAEAAALPAMGAHLPLIKDYLRGTNPRIASAETMIKTTPPGTGSRLLRVCEDNPVYEACARTVRLDDGDIRLMATGPFTESDLGVSCYHSKVGAVELCLNHLVDGPEEYVVVDMTAGSDSFASGMFTRFDMTFLVAEPTRKGVSVYRQYKEYARDFGIALKVIGNKVQGQDDVDFLREEVRDDLLVTVGHSEWVRGMEKGRPARFELLEAENRMSLQTLQNAAEDSYAHRDWERYTRQMVRFHLKNAESWGNAKTGADLAAQVDPAFVLGEHSAVPQPS, encoded by the coding sequence ATGAAGATCGCTTTCGTAGGGAAGGGCGGCAGCGGGAAGACGACGCTGTCCTCGCTCTTCATCCGCCACCTGGCCGCCAATGAAGCCCCCGTCGTCGCGGTGGACGCCGACATCAACCAGCATTTGGGGGCCGCGCTCGGTCTCGACGAGGCGGAGGCCGCCGCGCTGCCCGCGATGGGCGCGCATCTGCCGCTGATCAAGGACTATCTGCGGGGAACGAACCCCCGGATCGCCTCCGCCGAAACGATGATCAAGACCACGCCCCCCGGCACAGGTTCGCGCCTGCTGCGTGTGTGTGAGGACAACCCGGTCTACGAGGCCTGCGCCCGCACCGTCCGGCTGGACGACGGGGACATCCGGCTGATGGCGACCGGTCCCTTCACCGAGTCGGATCTCGGGGTGTCCTGCTACCACTCCAAGGTCGGCGCGGTGGAGCTCTGCCTCAACCACCTGGTCGACGGCCCCGAGGAGTATGTGGTCGTCGATATGACGGCCGGGTCGGACTCCTTCGCGTCCGGGATGTTCACCCGCTTCGACATGACCTTCCTGGTGGCTGAGCCGACCCGCAAGGGCGTGTCCGTCTACCGCCAGTACAAGGAGTACGCCAGGGACTTCGGCATTGCGCTGAAGGTCATCGGCAACAAGGTGCAGGGCCAGGACGACGTGGACTTCCTGCGCGAGGAGGTGCGGGACGACCTGCTCGTCACCGTCGGGCACTCCGAATGGGTGCGGGGGATGGAGAAGGGCCGGCCGGCGCGCTTCGAGCTCCTGGAAGCCGAGAACCGGATGTCGCTGCAGACCCTGCAGAACGCCGCGGAGGACTCGTACGCCCACCGCGACTGGGAGCGCTACACACGCCAGATGGTGCGCTTCCACCTGAAGAACGCGGAGAGTTGGGGCAACGCGAAGACGGGCGCCGACCTTGCCGCGCAGGTCGACCCCGCCTTCGTGCTGGGCGAGCATTCGGCAGTGCCGCAGCCCAGCTGA
- a CDS encoding bifunctional SulP family inorganic anion transporter/carbonic anhydrase produces the protein MSACVPTRTDDPSRKTRKSRKFRKNDKSRKNGKPQKNRKPGAPQKDAAGTSREVRPSRTFLPSRFQRPHSPPPPGGGRRRFRIAGSDLSASISVFLIALPLSLGIALATGAPLQAGLVAAAVGGIVAGRLGGSPLQVSGPAAGLTVVTADLIQQYGWRTTCAITVLAGLAQLGLAALRVARSALAVSPAIVHGMLAGIGVTIALAQLHIVLGGTPQSSAVDNVRALPLQLAELHPAALSASILTIAVLLMWPRIPGRAGQLVRKIPAALAAVAGATTFAAVAGLSLPRVDLPSWSNHALPQLPEGPMLGVLAAVLTITLVGSVESLLSAVAVDKLVAARKEPDVRIPRARLDRELAGQGAANVVSGALGGLPITGVAVRSAANVSAGGVSRNATMLHGLWIAVAALLLVPVLDLIPLAALAALVMVVGIQMVSITHIRSVKRNREMLVYAVTLAAVVVTGVLEGVVIGIAVAVTVALHRLTRTRITADEQEGIHRVRVRGQLTFLAVPRLSRTLGQVPHGVDCVVELDGSFMDHAAYEALHDWQTSHVAQGGTVEFTGRSGGRISEPATDTHCSCRPWTPWRNHHCDASPRNAATHQLASGLSTFQRNTAPLVRDELARLAREGQRPSQLFLTCADSRLVTSMITASGPGDLFTVRNVGNLVPPPGAESSDDSVAAAIEYAVDVLKVDSITICGHSGCGAMQALLSTPPGGAQTPLWRWLRHGVPSLERMRSRHRSWARISGRMPSDAVEQLCLTNVVQQLEHLRAHEAVARRLAEGTLALHGMYFHVGEAQAYLLASSDEHEIDEVFDRVAPAPSALEKSQA, from the coding sequence ATGTCTGCCTGCGTCCCCACCCGCACCGACGACCCATCTCGCAAGACCCGCAAATCCCGAAAGTTCCGGAAGAACGACAAGTCCCGGAAGAACGGCAAACCCCAAAAGAACCGCAAGCCCGGCGCACCGCAGAAGGACGCCGCCGGCACGTCACGCGAGGTCCGCCCGTCCCGCACGTTTCTCCCCTCGCGCTTCCAGCGCCCGCACAGCCCGCCACCGCCCGGCGGCGGCCGCCGTCGCTTCCGCATCGCGGGCTCCGACCTGTCCGCCTCGATCTCCGTCTTCCTGATCGCGCTGCCGCTCTCCCTCGGCATCGCACTCGCCACCGGCGCACCGCTCCAGGCCGGGCTGGTGGCCGCCGCTGTCGGCGGCATCGTCGCCGGGCGGCTCGGCGGGTCACCGCTGCAGGTCAGCGGTCCCGCGGCCGGGCTCACCGTCGTCACCGCCGATCTGATCCAGCAGTACGGCTGGCGCACCACCTGCGCCATCACCGTCCTCGCCGGACTCGCCCAGCTCGGGCTGGCCGCCCTGCGGGTGGCCCGCTCGGCTCTCGCCGTCAGCCCGGCGATCGTGCACGGCATGCTGGCCGGCATCGGCGTCACGATCGCCCTCGCACAACTCCATATCGTGCTCGGCGGCACCCCGCAGAGCTCCGCCGTCGACAACGTCCGTGCTCTGCCCCTCCAGTTGGCCGAGCTCCACCCGGCCGCGCTCTCGGCCAGCATCCTGACCATTGCCGTACTGCTGATGTGGCCACGGATTCCCGGGCGCGCGGGTCAGCTCGTACGGAAGATCCCGGCCGCCCTCGCCGCGGTGGCGGGTGCGACCACCTTCGCGGCGGTCGCCGGGCTGAGCCTGCCGCGCGTCGACCTGCCGTCCTGGAGCAACCACGCCCTCCCCCAGTTGCCGGAAGGGCCGATGCTCGGCGTCCTCGCCGCCGTCCTCACCATCACCCTGGTCGGCAGCGTGGAGTCACTCCTGTCGGCGGTCGCCGTCGACAAGCTGGTGGCTGCCCGCAAGGAGCCGGACGTTCGCATTCCGCGCGCCCGGCTCGACCGGGAGCTGGCCGGGCAAGGGGCGGCGAATGTCGTCTCCGGCGCGCTCGGCGGGCTGCCCATTACCGGGGTCGCCGTCCGCAGCGCCGCCAATGTGTCCGCGGGCGGGGTGAGCCGTAACGCCACGATGCTGCACGGGCTGTGGATCGCGGTCGCCGCACTGCTGCTGGTACCCGTGCTCGATCTGATCCCGCTGGCTGCCCTGGCCGCGCTGGTGATGGTCGTGGGCATCCAGATGGTCAGCATCACGCACATTCGCAGCGTGAAGCGGAACCGGGAGATGTTGGTGTACGCGGTGACGCTGGCCGCCGTCGTCGTCACCGGCGTACTGGAAGGCGTGGTGATCGGGATCGCGGTGGCGGTCACGGTCGCGCTGCACCGGCTCACCAGGACGCGGATCACCGCGGACGAGCAGGAGGGGATCCACCGGGTACGGGTGCGCGGCCAGTTGACCTTCCTTGCCGTGCCGCGGCTGAGCCGGACGCTGGGGCAGGTGCCTCATGGAGTCGACTGTGTCGTGGAGTTGGACGGGTCCTTCATGGACCACGCCGCGTACGAGGCGCTGCACGACTGGCAGACCTCGCATGTCGCGCAGGGCGGGACGGTGGAGTTCACCGGCCGGTCCGGGGGCCGGATAAGCGAGCCCGCTACGGACACACACTGCTCCTGCCGCCCCTGGACTCCCTGGCGCAACCACCACTGCGACGCCAGCCCCCGGAACGCCGCCACGCATCAACTGGCCAGCGGGCTCAGCACCTTCCAGCGCAATACGGCCCCGCTGGTGCGCGACGAGCTGGCCCGGCTGGCGCGGGAGGGACAGCGGCCCTCCCAGCTCTTCCTCACCTGCGCCGACTCCCGCCTGGTCACCAGCATGATCACGGCCAGCGGTCCGGGCGATCTGTTCACCGTGCGGAACGTAGGAAATCTTGTGCCGCCGCCCGGCGCGGAGAGCAGCGACGACTCCGTGGCGGCCGCGATCGAGTACGCCGTCGATGTGCTCAAGGTGGACTCGATCACCATCTGCGGACACTCCGGCTGCGGCGCGATGCAGGCCCTGCTGAGCACTCCGCCCGGAGGCGCCCAGACTCCGCTGTGGCGGTGGCTGCGGCACGGGGTGCCGAGCCTGGAGCGGATGCGGAGCCGGCACCGTTCCTGGGCCAGGATCTCCGGCCGGATGCCCAGCGACGCGGTGGAGCAGCTGTGCCTGACCAATGTGGTGCAGCAGCTGGAGCATCTGCGCGCCCATGAGGCGGTGGCGAGGCGGCTCGCCGAGGGCACGCTGGCGCTGCACGGCATGTACTTCCATGTCGGCGAGGCCCAGGCGTATCTGCTCGCGAGCAGCGACGAGCACGAGATCGACGAGGTCTTCGACCGGGTCGCTCCCGCACCTTCGGCGCTGGAGAAGTCGCAAGCCTGA
- the acs gene encoding acetate--CoA ligase has translation MSNESLANLLKEERRFAPPAELAANANVTAEAYEQAEVDRLGFWAEQARRLTWATEPTETLDWTNPPFAKWFADGKLNVAYNCVDRHVEAGNGDRVAIHFEGEPGDGRTITYAELKDEVSRAANALTELGVVKGDRVAVYLPMIPEAVVAMLACARIGAAHSVVFGGFSADALATRIEDADAEVVITADGGYRRGKPAALKPAVDDAIDRVDRVRHVLVVRRTGQDVAWTEGRDVWWHDIVTRQSAEHTPEPFEAEHPLFILYTSGTTGKPKGILHTSGGYLTQVAYTQHAVFDLKPESDVYWCTADIGWVTGHSYIVYGPLANGATQVMYEGTPDTPHQGRFWEIVQKYGVTILYTAPTAIRTFMKWGDDIPAKFDLSSLRVLGSVGEPINPEAWIWYREHIGAGKTPIVDTWWQTETGAMMISPLPGVTETKPGSAQRALPGISATVVDDEANEVPNGGGGYLVLTEPWPSMLRTIWGDDQRFLDTYWSRFEGKYFAGDGAKKDDDGDIWLLGRVDDVMLVSGHNISTTEVESALVSHPKVAEAAVVGATDETTGQAIVAFVILRGTASEDENLVNDLRNHVGATLGPIAKPKRILPVAELPKTRSGKIMRRLLRDVAENRQLGDVTTLTDSSVMDLIQSRLPSAASED, from the coding sequence GTGAGCAACGAAAGCCTGGCCAACCTGCTCAAGGAAGAGCGGCGGTTCGCGCCGCCGGCCGAGCTGGCCGCGAACGCCAACGTGACGGCGGAGGCGTACGAGCAGGCCGAGGTAGACAGGCTTGGCTTCTGGGCCGAGCAGGCAAGGCGGCTCACCTGGGCCACCGAGCCGACCGAGACCCTCGACTGGACCAACCCGCCCTTCGCGAAGTGGTTCGCGGACGGCAAGCTGAACGTCGCGTACAACTGCGTGGACCGCCATGTCGAAGCGGGCAACGGCGACCGCGTCGCCATCCACTTCGAGGGCGAGCCGGGCGACGGCCGCACCATCACCTACGCCGAGCTCAAGGACGAGGTCTCCCGGGCGGCCAACGCCCTGACCGAGCTGGGAGTTGTGAAGGGCGACCGGGTCGCCGTCTACCTTCCGATGATCCCCGAGGCCGTCGTGGCGATGCTGGCCTGCGCCCGTATCGGCGCCGCGCACTCGGTGGTCTTCGGCGGCTTCTCCGCCGACGCGCTCGCCACCCGTATCGAGGACGCCGACGCCGAGGTCGTCATCACCGCCGACGGCGGCTACCGGCGCGGCAAGCCCGCCGCGCTCAAGCCCGCCGTGGACGACGCCATCGACCGCGTGGACCGCGTCCGGCATGTGCTGGTCGTACGCCGCACCGGCCAGGACGTGGCGTGGACCGAGGGCCGCGATGTCTGGTGGCACGACATCGTCACCCGCCAGTCCGCCGAGCACACCCCGGAGCCCTTCGAGGCGGAGCACCCGCTGTTCATCCTCTACACCTCCGGCACCACGGGTAAGCCGAAGGGCATCCTGCACACCTCCGGCGGCTATCTCACCCAGGTGGCCTACACCCAACACGCCGTCTTCGACCTCAAGCCGGAGTCGGACGTCTACTGGTGCACGGCCGACATCGGCTGGGTGACCGGCCACTCGTACATCGTGTACGGGCCGCTTGCCAACGGCGCGACGCAGGTGATGTACGAGGGCACGCCCGACACCCCGCACCAGGGCCGCTTCTGGGAGATCGTGCAGAAGTACGGCGTCACGATCCTCTACACGGCGCCGACCGCGATCCGTACGTTCATGAAGTGGGGAGACGACATCCCCGCCAAGTTCGATCTGAGCAGCCTGCGCGTCCTGGGGTCGGTCGGTGAGCCGATCAACCCGGAGGCCTGGATCTGGTACCGGGAGCACATCGGCGCCGGCAAGACGCCGATCGTGGACACCTGGTGGCAGACCGAGACCGGCGCGATGATGATCTCGCCGCTGCCGGGCGTCACCGAGACCAAGCCCGGCTCGGCGCAGCGCGCGCTGCCCGGTATCTCGGCCACCGTCGTCGACGACGAGGCGAACGAGGTTCCGAACGGGGGCGGCGGCTATCTGGTCCTCACCGAGCCGTGGCCGTCGATGCTGCGCACCATCTGGGGCGACGACCAGCGCTTCCTCGACACGTACTGGTCGCGCTTCGAGGGCAAGTACTTCGCGGGCGACGGCGCCAAGAAGGACGACGACGGCGACATCTGGCTGCTCGGCCGGGTCGACGACGTGATGCTGGTGTCCGGCCACAACATCTCGACGACCGAGGTGGAGTCGGCACTGGTCTCGCACCCGAAGGTCGCCGAGGCGGCCGTCGTGGGCGCGACGGACGAGACGACCGGCCAGGCAATTGTGGCCTTCGTGATCCTGCGCGGTACGGCGAGCGAGGACGAGAACCTCGTGAACGACCTGCGTAATCACGTGGGCGCGACGCTCGGCCCGATCGCGAAGCCGAAGCGGATCCTGCCGGTGGCGGAGCTGCCCAAGACCCGTTCCGGCAAGATCATGCGCCGACTGCTGCGCGATGTGGCGGAGAACCGCCAGCTGGGCGATGTCACCACGCTCACCGACTCGTCCGTGATGGACCTGATCCAGTCGAGGCTGCCCAGCGCCGCCAGCGAGGACTGA
- the nhaA gene encoding Na+/H+ antiporter NhaA, with translation MAAPTPTDVKFLGRLSLPERTFVADALRAETVGGVLLLAAAIAALIWANTPLGDSYESVRDFHIGPSALGLDLSIQHWAADGLLAVFFFVAGIELKRELVAGELRDPKAAALPVIAALCGMAVPALVYVLVATTGGGSAAGWAVPTATDIAFALAVLAVIGTSLPSALRAFLLTLAVVDDLFAILIIAVFFTSDLNFAALGGAVIGLGVFWLLLRKSVRGWYVYVPLALVIWGLMYNSGVHATIAGVAMGLMLRCTKHKGEEHSPGEHIEHLVRPLSAGLAVPLFALFSAGVSVSGNSLTDVFTKPETLGVVLGLVVGKTVGVFGGTWLAARFTRAELNDDLAWPDVFAVASLAGIGFTVSLLIGELAFSGDPVLTDEVKAAVLMGSLIAAVLAGILLKLRDRKYRALTEEEERDDDQDGIPDIYEQDKPEYHLRMAAIYEEKAAEHRRMAELAGASRDGGDSPA, from the coding sequence GTGGCCGCGCCGACCCCCACCGACGTTAAGTTCCTCGGGCGTCTGTCCCTGCCCGAGCGGACGTTCGTGGCTGACGCGCTGCGTGCTGAGACCGTCGGCGGCGTACTCCTCCTCGCCGCCGCGATCGCCGCTCTGATCTGGGCGAACACCCCGCTGGGCGACAGCTACGAATCCGTACGCGACTTCCACATAGGCCCCTCCGCCCTCGGCCTGGACCTCTCGATCCAGCACTGGGCCGCGGACGGCCTGCTCGCCGTCTTCTTCTTCGTCGCCGGCATCGAGCTCAAGCGTGAGCTGGTGGCCGGCGAACTGCGCGACCCCAAAGCCGCCGCCCTCCCCGTGATCGCCGCGCTCTGCGGCATGGCGGTGCCCGCGCTCGTCTACGTCCTCGTCGCCACCACCGGCGGTGGATCCGCCGCCGGCTGGGCCGTCCCGACCGCCACCGACATCGCCTTCGCCCTCGCCGTCCTCGCCGTCATCGGCACCTCGCTTCCGTCCGCGCTGCGGGCGTTCCTGCTGACCCTCGCCGTCGTCGACGACCTGTTCGCGATCCTGATCATCGCGGTCTTCTTCACCAGCGACCTGAATTTCGCGGCGCTGGGCGGGGCCGTGATCGGCCTCGGCGTCTTCTGGCTGCTGCTGCGCAAGAGTGTCCGCGGCTGGTACGTGTACGTGCCGCTGGCCCTGGTCATCTGGGGGCTGATGTACAACAGCGGCGTGCACGCCACCATTGCCGGTGTCGCGATGGGCCTGATGCTGCGCTGCACCAAGCACAAGGGCGAGGAGCACTCCCCCGGGGAGCACATCGAGCACCTCGTACGGCCGCTGTCGGCGGGACTCGCCGTACCGCTGTTCGCGCTCTTCTCCGCGGGTGTCTCGGTCTCCGGCAACTCGCTCACCGACGTCTTCACCAAGCCCGAGACCCTCGGTGTCGTCCTCGGTCTGGTGGTCGGCAAGACCGTCGGGGTCTTCGGCGGCACCTGGCTCGCGGCGCGCTTCACCCGCGCGGAGCTCAATGACGATCTGGCCTGGCCGGACGTCTTCGCCGTCGCCTCGCTCGCCGGCATCGGCTTCACCGTCTCGCTGCTCATCGGCGAACTGGCCTTCTCCGGCGACCCGGTGCTGACCGACGAGGTCAAGGCCGCGGTCCTGATGGGCTCGTTGATCGCCGCCGTACTCGCCGGAATCCTGCTCAAGCTGCGCGACCGCAAGTACCGCGCGCTCACCGAGGAGGAGGAGCGCGACGACGACCAGGACGGCATCCCCGACATCTACGAGCAGGACAAACCCGAGTACCACCTGCGGATGGCCGCGATCTACGAGGAGAAGGCCGCGGAGCACCGGCGCATGGCCGAACTTGCGGGGGCGTCGCGCGACGGCGGCGACAGTCCGGCATGA
- a CDS encoding phage holin family protein, whose amino-acid sequence MSDPGNSVANAVGAERSLGQLVASATAEMSALVHDEIALAKAELRQDVKRGAIGGLAITIAGVFALFSLPVLSFAAAYGIHNLGLGLAWSFLIVGVAFLLLAGLLALLAVAKFKKVKPPERSIASAKQTAAVLQGVKPHPRPAQDKVPV is encoded by the coding sequence ATGAGCGACCCCGGCAACAGCGTGGCGAACGCTGTCGGCGCCGAACGCAGTCTCGGCCAGCTGGTCGCCTCGGCGACCGCCGAGATGTCCGCGCTCGTGCACGACGAGATCGCCCTGGCCAAGGCGGAGCTGCGGCAGGACGTCAAGCGCGGGGCGATCGGCGGATTGGCCATCACCATCGCGGGCGTGTTCGCGCTCTTCTCGCTGCCGGTGCTGAGCTTCGCGGCGGCGTACGGGATTCACAATCTGGGGCTCGGTCTGGCCTGGTCGTTCCTGATCGTGGGCGTGGCGTTCCTGCTGCTTGCGGGGCTGCTGGCGCTGCTCGCCGTCGCCAAGTTCAAGAAGGTCAAGCCGCCGGAGCGGTCCATCGCTTCGGCCAAGCAGACGGCGGCCGTACTGCAGGGCGTCAAGCCGCACCCCCGGCCGGCGCAGGACAAGGTCCCGGTCTGA
- a CDS encoding alpha/beta fold hydrolase yields MTAPDTGTGSPVRIDGPWTHRDVAANGARFHIAEMGDGPLVLLLHGFPQFWWTWRHQLTALADAGFRAVAMDLRGVGGSDRTPRGYDPANLALDITGVVRSLGEPDAALVGHDLGGYLAWTAAVMRPKLVRRLAVSSMPHPRRWRSAMLSDFSQSRAGSYIWGFQRPWLPERQLLADDAALVGKLIQDWSGPQLPDEDAVDVYRRAMCIPSTAHCSIEPYRWMVRSIARPDGIQFNRRMKRPVRVPTLHLHGSLDPAMRTRSAAGSGEYVEAPYRWRLFDGLGHFPHEEDPVAFSTELISWLKDPEPDR; encoded by the coding sequence ATGACGGCCCCTGATACCGGTACTGGAAGCCCTGTACGCATCGATGGTCCCTGGACACATCGCGACGTGGCTGCCAATGGTGCGCGCTTCCATATCGCCGAGATGGGCGATGGGCCGCTTGTGTTGCTGCTCCATGGCTTTCCGCAGTTCTGGTGGACGTGGCGGCATCAGCTGACCGCGCTCGCCGACGCCGGGTTCCGGGCGGTGGCGATGGATCTGCGGGGTGTGGGCGGCAGCGACCGTACGCCGCGGGGTTACGACCCCGCGAACCTCGCGCTCGACATCACCGGCGTGGTGCGCTCGCTGGGCGAGCCGGACGCGGCGCTGGTCGGGCACGACCTGGGCGGCTATCTGGCGTGGACCGCGGCGGTGATGCGGCCCAAGCTGGTGCGCCGGCTCGCGGTCTCCTCGATGCCGCATCCGCGCCGGTGGCGTTCGGCGATGCTCTCCGACTTCTCTCAGAGCCGTGCAGGGTCGTACATCTGGGGCTTCCAGCGGCCATGGCTGCCGGAGCGTCAGCTGCTTGCGGACGACGCGGCCTTGGTCGGCAAGCTGATCCAGGACTGGTCCGGGCCGCAGCTGCCGGACGAGGACGCGGTCGACGTCTACCGGCGGGCGATGTGCATCCCGTCGACGGCGCACTGCTCGATCGAGCCGTACCGGTGGATGGTGCGGTCGATAGCGCGGCCGGACGGGATCCAGTTCAACCGCCGGATGAAGCGGCCGGTGCGGGTTCCGACGCTGCATCTGCACGGCTCGCTGGACCCGGCGATGCGGACGCGCAGCGCGGCGGGGTCGGGCGAGTACGTGGAAGCGCCGTACCGCTGGCGGCTGTTCGACGGCCTCGGTCACTTCCCTCATGAGGAGGACCCCGTGGCGTTCTCCACCGAGCTCATCAGCTGGCTGAAGGACCCCGAGCCCGACCGGTAG